One window of Drosophila busckii strain San Diego stock center, stock number 13000-0081.31 chromosome 3L, ASM1175060v1, whole genome shotgun sequence genomic DNA carries:
- the LOC108599579 gene encoding angiopoietin-related protein 7 yields MKLVQSFAFKLFVALILLCHLVCCEDISSDEEQTCGANTPIDKQCGGYTYKVMKPILVYLKQLQDTVNNNNIDTLSTDNKQLIEKVKGLEQQLTDLRASNEFQKQIIDQFTSSLALINQKTTNIEDLSKQILELHSAQQVQGKTEELETRLTKLEAKEEIAVLPTSCLPFGQTPGMHKIQVAGLKALEVLCENTIAGPGWTVIQQRINGKENFYRDWSTYRDGFGASNADFFLGLEHIHRLTNERPHELYIYMERFNGAVIHAHYDQFKISDEADGYRLLRLGKMKGNGKADWFRKHQNMQFATHDRDNAIKCAQLFDSAWWFDNKKCEAMDLNAFYYGAELNCSVHTMVDCMSLKTVKMMIRPKNSNVK; encoded by the exons ATGAAGTTAGTCCAGAGTTTTGCTTTCAAGCTGTTTGTGGCTTTAATTCTTTTGTGCCATTTGGTCTGCTGTGAAGATATTTCAAGCGATGAGGAGCAG ACTTGTGGAGCTAACACACCCATTGACAAACAGTGTGGAGGCTACACATATAAGGTAATGAAACCAATATTggtatatttaaagcaactgcAAGATACtgtgaacaacaacaacatcgacACTTTGAGCACGGATAATAAGCAACTGATTGAAAAAGTGAAGGGGTTAGAACAACAACTGACAGACTTGAGAGCATCCAATgaatttcaaaagcaaattattgatCAATTTACAAGCAGTTTAGCTCTGATTAATCAGAAGACAACAAATATTGAGGatctaagcaaacaaatcttAGAACTGCACTCCGCTCAGCAAGTTCAAGGCAAGACTGAAGAACTGGAGACGCGACTAACGAAATTGGAAGCTAAAGAGGAAATTGCAGTATTGCCTACAAGTTGTTTACCCTTTGGTCAGACTCCGGGTATGCATAAGATACAAGTTGCTGGTCTAAAGGCACTGGAAGTACTATGCGAAAATACGATTGCTGGTCCAGGATGGACTGTCATTCAACAAAGGATAAATGGTAAAGAGAATTTCTACAGGGATTGGAGCACTTATCGCGATGGCTTTGGTGCGTCCAACGCTGATTTCTTTCTCGGCCTTGAGCACATACATCGGCTCACTAATGAGAGACCACACGagctatatatctatatggaGAGATTCAATGGAGCAGTGATTCATGCGCACTACGACCAATTCAAAATATCAGACGAGGCCGACGGCTATCGACTACTGCGCTTGGGCAAAATGAAGGGCAATGGCAAAGCGGATTGGTTCAGAAAGCatcaaaatatgcaatttgccACACATGATCGGGATAATGCGATCAAGTGTGCTCAGCTATTTGACAGCGCCTGGTGGTTCGACAATAAAAAGTGTGAGGCAAT GGATTTGAATGCTTTTTACTATGGCGCTGAGCTTAATTGCAGTGTCCACACTATGGTCGATTGTATGTCCCTGAAGACGGTCAAAATGATGATACGCcccaaaaattcaaatgtcaaataa